Proteins encoded within one genomic window of Setaria italica strain Yugu1 chromosome IV, Setaria_italica_v2.0, whole genome shotgun sequence:
- the LOC101757040 gene encoding pectate lyase translates to MLWITMEEGFRWSRPGSFVLYAVVLLLSAAVSEANIGEFDDYWRQRKLMADAAAEATYQHDPIEVPNQLNRAVHRSIKKEDISTRREMLGQKKGKMNGPCKATNPIDRCWRCRKDWATDRKRLARCAQGFGRNTTGGLAGKFYVVTDGTDDDVVNPRPGTLRWAVIQIEPLWITFAKTMIITLKEELIIRGDKTIDGRGVQVRIANGAQLTVQFANNVIIHNIHINDIISSNKNGGNIRDSPDHFGWRTVSDGDGITVFGSTNVWLDHLSLSNCQDGLIDVIAKSTGVTISNCHMTNHNDVMLFSSSDKHPEDQIMQITVAFNHFGRGLVQRMPRCRWGFFHVVNNDYTHWLMYAIGGSKAPTIISQGNRYIAPPNLAAKQVTKQHDAPESEWKNWVWHSEDDLFMEGAYFTVTGGQINRQFNKKDLIKPKPGSYVTRLTRFAGSLDCKPGKPC, encoded by the exons ATGTTGTGG ATCACCATGGAGGAGGGCTTCCGATGGAGCAGACCGGGCTCCTTCGTCCTGTACGCCGTCGTCTTGTTGCTGTCGGCGGCCGTGTCGGAGGCCAACATCGGCGAGTTCGACGACTACTGGCGGCAGCGCAAGCTCAtggcggacgccgccgcggaggccacCTACCAGCACGACCCCATTGAGGTTCCCAACCAACTCAACCGCGCCGTCCACAG ATCGATTAAGAAGGAGGATATCAGCACGAGGAGGGAGATGCTCGGGCAGAAGAAGGGCAAGATGAACGGGCCGTGCAAGGCGACGAACCCGATCGACCGTTGCTGGCGGTGCCGGAAGGACTGGGCGACGGACCGGAAGCGCCTGGCTCGGTGCGCGCAGGGGTTCGGCCGGAACACCACCGGCGGGCTCGCCGGCAAGTTCTACGTGGTCACCGACGGCACCGACGACGACGTGGTGAACCCCCGTCCCGGCACGCTCCGGTGGGCCGTGATCCAGATCGAGCCGCTGTGGATCACCTTCGCCAAGACGATGATCATCACGCTCAAGGAGGAGCTCATCATCCGCGGCGACAAGACCATCGACGGGCGCGGCGTGCAGGTGCGCATCGCCAACGGCGCGCAGCTGACGGTGCAGTTCGCCAACAACGTCATCATCCACAACATCCACATCAACGACATCATCTCCTCCAACAAGAACGGCGGCAACATCCGGGACTCGCCGGACCACTTCGGCTGGCGCACCGtctccgacggcgacggcatcACCGTCTTCGGCTCCACCAACGTGTGGCTCGAccacctctccctctccaactgCCAGGACGGCCTCATCGACGTCATAGCCAAGTCCACCGGCGTCACCATCTCCAACTGCCACATGACCAACCACAATGACGTCATGCTCTTCAGCTCCAGCGACAAGCACCCCGAGGACCAGATCATGCAGATCACCGTCGCATTCAACCACTTCGGCAGAGGACTCGTGCAGAGGATGCCCAG GTGCCGGTGGGGATTCTTCCACGTGGTGAACAACGACTACACGCACTGGCTCATGTACGCCATCGGCGGCAGCAAGGCGCCGACCATCATCAGCCAGGGCAACCGCTACATCGCGCCGCCCAACCTCGCCGCGAAGCAGGTCACCAAGCAACACGACGCGCCGGAGTCGGAGTGGAAGAACTGGGTGTGGCACTCGGAGGACGACCTCTTCATGGAGGGCGCCTACTTCACCGTCACCGGCGGCCAGATCAACAGGCAGTTCAACAAGAAGGACCTCATCAAGCCCAAGCCCGGCTCCTACGTCACCAGGCTCACGCGCTTTGCAGGCTCCCTCGACTGCAAGCCCGGCAAGCCCTGCTAG
- the LOC101756624 gene encoding histone deacetylase 1 encodes MDASAGGGGNSLPTTGADGSKRRVCYFYDAEVGNYYYGQGHPMKPHRIRMTHALLGRYGLLDQMQVLRPHPARDRDLCRFHADDYVAFLRSVTPETQQDQIRALKRFNVGEDCPVFDGLYSFCQTYAGGSVGGAVKLNHGHDIAINWAGGLHHAKKCEASGFCYVNDIVLAILELLKYHQRVLYVDIDIHHGDGVEEAFYTTDRVMTVSFHKFGDYFPGTGDIRDVGHSKGKYYSLNVPLDDGIDDESYQSLFKPIMGKVMEVFNPGAVVLQCGADSLSGDRLGCFNLSIKGHAECVRFMRSFNVPLLLLGGGGYTIRNVARCWCYETGVALGHELTDKMPPNEYYEYFGPDYTLHVAPSNMENKNTRHQLDDIRSKLLDNLSKLRHAPSVQFQERPPEAELPEQDEDKENPDERRDADSDVEMNDAKPLEDSGRRSNIQGVRMKKEPAETEATDLDVNSVAAEHSRGNGPVADGVGSSKQTLPNDASPMAVDEPGAQKVETESSNKLQDQPTMQQKP; translated from the exons ATGGACgcgtcggccggcggcggcgggaactcCCTGCCGACCACCGGCGCGGACGGCTCGAAGCGCCGCGTCTGCTACTTCTACGACGCGGAGGTGGGCAACTACTACTACGGGCAGGGGCACCCGATGAAGCCGCACCGCATCCGCATGACCCACGCGCTGCTCGGCCGCTACGGCCTCCTCGACCAGATGCAGGTGCTCCGCCCCCACCCCGCCCGCGACCGCGACCTCTGCCGCTTCCACGCCGACGACTACGTCGCCTTCCTCCGCTCCGTCACCCCCGAGACGCAGCAGGACCAGATCCGCGCGCTCAAGCGCTTCAACGTCGGCGAGGACTGCCCCGTCTTCGACGGGCTCTACAGCTTCTGCCAGACCTACGCGGGGGGAtccgtcggcggcgccgtcaAGCTCAACCACGGCCACGACATCGCCATCAACTGGGCCGGCGGCCTCCACCACGCCAAGAAGTGCGAGGCCTCCGGGTTCTGCTATGTCAATGACATCGTCCTCGCCATCCTCGAGCTCCTCAAGTATCATCAG CGCGTTCTGTACGTCGATATTGATATCCACCACGGGGATGGCGTGGAGGAGGCATTTTACACCACGGACCGGGTGATGACAGTATCGTTCCACAAATTTGGGGATTATTTCCCTGGGACGGGGGACATTCGTGATGTTGGGCACTCGAAGGGGAAGTATTACTCCCTCAATGTCCCATTGGATGATGGTATTGATGACGAGAGCTACCAGTCATTATTCAAGCCGATTATGGGCAAGGTGATGGAGGTTTTCAACCCTGGTGCGGTTGTGCTTCAGTGTGGTGCGGATTCCTTGTCGGGAGACAGGTTGGGCTGTTTCAACCTATCTATTAAGGGGCACGCGGAGTGCGTGAGATTCATGAGGTCCTTCAATGTCCCACTGTTGTTGCTTGGTGGTGGTGGGTACACCATAAGAAATGTTGCACGCTGTTGGTGCTACGAG ACAGGAGTTGCGCTTGGTCATGAGCTCACTGACAAGATGCCCCCTAATGAGTATTATGAGTATTTTGGTCCAGATTACACTCTACATGTTGCTCCAAGTAATATGGAGAACAAAAACACACGGCATCAATTGGATGATATAAGATCAAAACTTCTTGATAATCTATCAAAACTCCGACATGCTCCTAGTGTCCAATTTCAAGAACGACCTCCAGAGGCCGAGTTACCAGAG CAAGATGAAGATAAAGAGAACCCTGATGAAAGACGTGATGCTGATTCTGATGTGGAAATGAATGATGCCAAGCCTTTGGAGGACTCTGGAAG GAGGAGCAACATACAAGGTGTAAGAATGAAGAAAGAACCTGCTGAGACAGAGGCAACTGACCTG GATGTTAATAGTGTAGCTGCAGAACATTCAAGAGGCAATGGACCTGTTGCTGATGGAGTTGGTTCCTCAAAACAAACCCTG CCTAATGATGCAAGTCCAATGGCCGTAGACGAACCAGGTGCTCAGAAAGTTGAAACAGAGAGCTCAAACAAATTGCAGGACCAACCAACGATGCAACAGAAGCCATAA
- the LOC111257029 gene encoding uncharacterized protein LOC111257029 produces MAFANHKSIRPARPSMSPSIWQVWMTRSLVACIIFWHFVICIGDGSGGISYGYGSLERDKPAGPSRGEPYTGGEHYIGRAAACSNGCRCTLPPAAAPLLSPEQQQPAAKERSRHAGGYPSGTGPPRPEQQQPAAKERSRHAGGYPSGTGPPRPHEPYLPYPHQPRPHDPYLPYPQR; encoded by the exons ATGGCATTCGCAAACCATAAGTCGATTCGCCCCGCGCGCCCATCCATGTCGCCAAGCATTTGGCAAGTTTGGATGACGAGGTCGCTCGTGGCCTGTATCATTTTCTGGCACTTTGTGATCTGCATTGGCGACGGCAGTGGTGGCATCTCCTACGGCTACGGATCTCTTGAACGTGACAAGCCTGCGGGCCCTTCTCGTGGCGAACCCTATACTGGTGGCGAACACTATA TTGGACGAGCTGCAGCGTGTTCGAACGGCTGCCGCTGCACGCTGCCTCCTGCAGCAGCGCCGCTGCTCTCacccgagcagcagcagccagctgcaAAGGAGCGCTCCAGACACGCTGGTGGATATCCGTCAGGAACTGGTCCTCCCAGgcctgagcagcagcagccagctgcaAAGGAGCGCTCCAGACATGCTGGTGGATATCCGTCAGGAACTGGTCCTCCGAGGCCTCATGAGCCTTACTTGCCGTACCCACATCAACCGAGGCCTCATGATCCGTACTTGCCGTACCCACAGCGGTGA
- the LOC101757434 gene encoding probable LRR receptor-like serine/threonine-protein kinase At3g47570: MASEYASAPGSPMLVAILLACLSCFLSIASSSAPTAPLHNTSDTDLQALLCLKLHLSDSTGAMASWKNDSVQYCSWPGVTCSKRHASRVVSLALDSAGLHGQIPPCIGNLTFLRSIHLQNNKLNGKIPPELGHLNHLTYLNLSNNSLTGMIPNTLSSCSRLHIINLANNFLDGEIPTSLSECSELQKIYLFNNKLSGIIPDGLGTLSNLSVLFLANNDLTGGVPLSLGSNSFIRTVILTNNTLTGGIPPLLANSSSLQLLDLTNNHLIGEIPSALFNSSSIVILALGVNNFVGSIPPLVHTSSPLEILILSENNLSGSIPTSLGNFSSLTWLLLSQNSIKGAIPSSLSIIPTIEQLDLSFNNLSGTVPASLYNITTLTYLNMGMNSLTGEIPNNIGHTLPNIQTLILQGNKLRGQIPASLALAANIQVINLRDNAFSGIVPSFRNLPYLTELNLGINQLEAGDWSFLSSLRNCDQLVYLCLDRNILKGTLPSSIGDLPRSLQVLLLTANKISGAIPQEIEQLKNLTLLYMEHNLLAGNLPDSIGNLPNLFVLSLYQNKLSGQVPLSIGNLSQLSELNLQENNFSGSIPKALGYCKHLEALNLSHNSFSGSIPKELFTLSSLAEGFDLSHNKLSGEIPLEIAGLVNLESLNISYNQLSGIIPSTLGHCMHLESIHMEGNLLHGTIPESFTNLRGVSEMDLSLNNLSGEIPEFFESFTSMKLLNLSFNNLEGPVPTGGIFQNTGVVFIQGNKLLCASIPLLQLPQCNTEASKKWRASAILKIVGFTALALVLLSWFAVVLLKKRKKVTQSSHPSCKELMQCSYADLVKATNGFSLANLVGSGKSGSVYKGRFEFEEHTVAIKVFKLDQLGIPKSFIAECETLRNTRHRNLLRVITACSTFDTIGNEFKALILEYMPNGSLEGWLYPNLDKYGLKRTLSLGSRITIVTDIASALDYLHNHCVPPVVHCDLKPSNILLDDVMGARLADFGLAKFILSFSHSCHHSSTSLLGPRGSIGYIAPEYGFGSKLSTEGDVYSYGIIILEILTGKRPTDEMFTNGLNLHKYVEKAFPQKIAEVLDPCIVPSSEDGDADNILDHGNNATDGVDICILHLVKLGLLCSMETPNDRPTMQDVYAEAITIKEAFAVLHG, translated from the exons ATGGCATCTGAGTATGCTAGCGCCCCTGGTTCCCCTATGCTTGTGGCCATCTTGCTCGCATGTCTATCCTGCTTCCTCTCAATTGCATCTTCTTCAGCTCCCACTGCACCACTTCACAATACATCTGACACTGATCTCCAGGCCCTGCTTTGCCTCAAGCTCCACCTCTCTGACAGCACCGGAGCCATGGCTTCATGGAAAAATGATTCAGTGCAGTACTGCAGCTGGCCTGGTGTCACCTGCAGCAAGAGGCACGCATCTCGTGTAGTCTCCCTGGCTCTCGATTCAGCTGGCCTCCATGGTCAGATACCTCCTTGTATTGGCAATCTCACTTTTCTTAGGTCTATTCACCTTCAGAATAATAAATTGAATGGGAAAATTCCACCTGAACTTGGGCACCTGAATCACCTCACCTATTTGAACCTCAGCAACAACAGCCTCACAGGCATGATACCAAATACTCTGTCTTCCTGCTCCCGCCTTCATATCATTAATCTCGCAAACAATTTCCTTGATGGTGAGATCCCCACAAGTCTCAGCGAATGTTCAGAACTTCAGAAGATCTACCTGTTCAATAACAAATTATCTGGAATCATCCCAGACGGGTTAGGTACACTCTCCAACCTATCAGTTTTATTTCTCGCCAACAACGATCTAACTGGCGGTGTTCCTCTTTCACTCGGGAGCAATTCATTTATCAGGACTGTCATTCTCACAAACAACACGCTAACCGGAGGCATCCCACCTCTCCTTGCAAACAGTTCATCACTTCAATTGCTAGATCTAACAAACAATCATCTCATTGGGGAGATTCCTTCTGCTCTTTTTAATAGCTCATCAATTGTAATATTAGCCCTTGGGGTTAATAACTTCGTTGGATCTATCCCGCCACTTGTGCATACCTCGTCACCACTAGAGATTCTAATCCTATCAGAAAACAATCTCTCAGGTAGCATACCTACCTCTCTAGGAAACTTTTCCTCTCTGACATGGCTTTTGCTTTCGCAGAACAGCATCAAAGGAGCCATTCCATCGAGTTTAAGCATTATTCCTACAATAGAACAATTAGACCTGAGTTTCAACAACCTGTCGGGGACTGTTCCAGCTTCTCTTTACAACATAACAACGCTAACATACCTTAACATGGGCATGAATAGCCTCACTGGGGAAATTCCAAATAACATAGGACATACCCTACCAAATATTCAAACACTGATTTTGCAAGGAAATAAACTTAGAGGTCAAATCCCCGCATCCCTAGCCCTCGCAGCAAATATTCAAGTGATAAATCTCCGTGACAATGCATTCAGTGGAATTGTTCCCTCCTTTAGGAACCTTCCCTACCTGACTGAACTGAATCTAGGGATAAATCAACTCGAAGCCGGAGATTGGTCTTTCTTATCCTCATTGAGAAATTGCGACCAGTTGGTTTACCTATGCCTAGACAGGAACATCCTTAAAGGAACACTACCAAGTTCCATTGGGGACCTTCCAAGGAGTTTACAAGTATTATTGTTAAcagcaaataaaatatctgGAGCCATACCACAGGAGATTGAGCAACTCAAAAACCTTACACTTCTTTACATGGAACATAATTTACTTGCTGGAAATCTACCAGACTCAATTGGAAACCTTCCAAACTTGTTTGTCCTTAGCTTATACCAAAACAAACTTTCTGGACAAGTACCTCTGTCCATTGGTAATCTCAGTCAACTCAGTGAGCTTAACTTACAAGAAAATAATTTCAGTGGTTCAATCCCAAAAGCTTTAGGATACTGCAAACATTTGGAAGCACTGAACCTCTCCCATAATAGCTTCAGTGGTAGCATACCGAAGGAGCTCTTTACTCTTTCCTCGCTTGCGGAAGGTTTTGATTTGTCTCACAACAAACTGTCTGGAGAAATACCACTGGAGATTGCCGGCTTGGTAAACCTCGAGTCCCTGAATATTTCCTATAACCAGTTGAGTGGAATAATCCCCTCCACTCTGGGACATTGCATGCACTTGGAGTCCATCCACATGGAAGGGAACCTTCTACATGGGACAATCCCTGAATCTTTCACTAACTTAAGAGGCGTCAGTGAGATGGATCTTTCTCTCAATAATCTGTCTGGTGAAATCCCTGAATTCTTTGAGTCCTTCACATCTATGAAGCTTCTGAATTTGTCATTCAACAACCTTGAGGGACCAGTACCAACAGGTGGGATATTTCAGAACACAGGAGTGGTGTTTATTCAAGGTAATAAGTTGCTATGCGCCAGCATCCCTTTGCTACAGCTGCCACAATGCAATACAGAGGCATCCAAAAAATGGCGAGCCTCTGCTATTCTGAAGATAGTAGGATTTACTGCTCTTGCTTTGGTCTTGCTATCATGGTTTGCCGTTGTTCTtttgaagaagagaaagaaagttACACAATCATCTCATCCATCCTGCAAGGAGTTGATGCAGTGCTCATACGCTGATTTAGTCAAAGCTACAAATGGTTTCTCCTTAGCCAACTTGGTTGGCTCAGGAAAATCTGGATCAGTCTACAAAGGTAGATTTGAGTTTGAAGAACATACAGTTGCAATCAAGGTTTTCAAACTTGATCAACTTGGCATACCAAAGAGCTTCATTGCTGAGTGTGAGACATTGAGGAACACTCGCCATCGTAATCTTCTAAGGGTGATAACTGCATGCTCAACATTTGATACAATAGGAAATGAGTTCAAAGCTCTCATTCTTGAATATATGCCTAATGGTAGCCTAGAGGGCTGGCTCTATCCTAATCTGGACAAGTATGGATTGAAAAGAACATTGAGTTTGGGCTCCAGAATAACAATAGTCACGGACATAGCTTCTGCTTTGGATTATCTGCACAATCATTGTGTGCCCCCTGTGGTCCATTGTGATTTAAAGCCCAGCAAtatccttcttgatgatgtcATGGGTGCACGTCTTGCTGACTTCGGGTTAGCTAAGTTTATTCTTAGCTTTAGTCATTCATGCCATCATAGTTCTACAAGCTTATTGGGACCAAGAGGATCAATTGGATACATTGCACCAG AGTACGGCTTCGGGAGCAAACTCTCAACTGAAGGCGATGTCTACAGCTATGGAATTATCATCTTAGAAATTCTCACAGGGAAGCGTCCAACAGATGAGATGTTTACTAATGGTTTGAACCTTCACAAGTATGTGGAAAAGGCATTCCCTCAAAAGATTGCTGAAGTTCTAGATCCTTGTATTGTCCCAAGTTCTGAAGATGGTGATGCGGACAACATTTTGGACCATGGAAATAATGCAACAGATGGGGTGGATATCTGCATCTTGCATCTCGTTAAACTCGGTCTTTTGTGCTCTATGGAGACACCAAATGATCGACCAACAATGCAGGATGTTTATGCTGAAGCAATTACAATCAAAGAAGCATTTGCAGTGCTACATGGTTGA